In Myxococcales bacterium, the genomic stretch GAGATAGGAGCAGAGAAGAACTGGAGTGGAAGCTGGAACCAGATCTATCTGGGGGCGAATTCGAGCGGGAGAGACTCAGCGGATGGAAGAGATACTGCCTTGGACCGGCGATGTGCTTTCCATGATCTTATATGGGGCTGTGGGCCTGAAACTCTGGTATCTCAGCAATCGAACCGGGGAGTTTGCGGAAAGGATTCTGGGGTTCGCGATTCTTTGCTGGGGGCTGAGTTTCGCCGTCTACGACATCCCCTACCTGTTGCTTGCAGGGGATGAGCGCTTCGTGCCGATCATCTCACTGGTTTCATTCATCGTCGCAGACTTTGGCAACTTCGCCTTCGCAATTTTCACGTGGGTGGTGTTCCGCCGCGGCGAACCTTGGGCCCTCGGGCTCCTGGTACTGATCGCCGCTGCGATAGTCCTCGGCTGGGTCGGGTCCGCGCTGATGGGCGATTTGGAATTTCTCGGCATCAATGGAAACCCGTTCCACTGGTTCGAGCGCACGGGCGTTTTTCTCACCAGTGTCTGGATGGCGTTCGAGGCCACGAAGGAAGGAACCCGCGCGCAGCTCACGCTGAGGCTACAGCAGCAACAGCTGAACCAGTGGCTTCAGGGAGTGCGCGACCGAGCGGACGTGCGTGATCTCCGGGATCGTCTCGTCACTCAGACCAACTCGCCGTTCGGTACATCCTAGGGAGCGGCTCGGTACATCCTAGAAGGCTGCCAGCAGCCTGCCCTCCAGCCGGGCTCTCAGCTCTTGGGCTCATCCTCCTTGTCGTTCCCCTCGCCGCTCGAGATCTCGCGGCCGGCTCCACCCTCGACCTCTAGCACGGAATCCTTGAACTCGCGGATGCCCTTGCCGAGCGAGCTACCGATCTCCGGGAGGCGCTTGGCACCGAAGAGGAGCAGGATTACGAAGAAGATGATAAGGAGCTCCCACATCCCGAGTCCACCGAACATGATGCTACTCCATCGAGAGAAGCTTCGCTTCGTTACAGAAGCGACCTGGCGAACCACGCGATCAGTAATATCCCGATCACGCTAAG encodes the following:
- a CDS encoding twin-arginine translocase TatA/TatE family subunit — protein: MFGGLGMWELLIIFFVILLLFGAKRLPEIGSSLGKGIREFKDSVLEVEGGAGREISSGEGNDKEDEPKS